CCCCGGGAACTCGACGAACTCGGCGCGCTTTTTCCCCGTGGCGTTCAGCCGCGCCACGAAGTCCTTGATCCGGTCGACCAGCAAGTCGCGGGTGCCGGCCACGACGAGCAGTGGCGGGAGGGCGACGGAGTCCAGCGCGGGGCTGTCCGGCCCGAACGGGTTCGCCAGCGGGTGGTCCCTGCTCGCCCCCGCCGGCAGCGCGAGGCGCCACATCTGGTCGGACACGGGCAGCGTCAGGTAAATGTCGTTCGAGCCGGCCGCCTCCGACGCCGTCCTCTGCTCGCCGCCGAAGAACGGGTACAGCAGGATGCACCCGgcgacgcgcgccgcgccgGTGGCGAGGGCACCCGACCCGATGCGCACGATCGCGTGGTGCGCGATGTTGCCGCCGGCCGAGTCGCCGGACACGAACACGCGGCCGAAGTCCGCCGACTCGGCGAGCCACAGGTCGGTGGTCGCCGCGGCCTGGGCGCGCAGCCAGGAGAAGAAGGCATCGGCGTCGTCATGCGCCGCGGGGAGGCGGTGCTCCGGGGCGAGGCGGTAGTCGACGGAGAGCACGACAGCgggcagctcgccggcgagacGGAGGCAGGCGGCGTGGAACTCGGTGGAGGCGAAGCTGTTGATGacgaagccgccgccgtggaagtAGACGATCACGGGGAGCTtctcggcgccggcgagcggcggcacgaACACTCGGAGGCTGAGGTTGTGGGTCTCGTCGTAGACGACGTCCTTCCATCGGACCGGTGGTGGCGGGAGGACCTGCGGCAGCTGGAAGCGCTTGACGGTGCCGTCGCTGAGGAGCTGGACGATGCCCTGCAAGTCCTCCACGACGTGCGCCGGCACCAGTTCGGTGGCTGGGACAGCGGACGCCGGCGCGGTGGTTGACGACATGGTGGTATACCGACAGGGGGCAAATGTTGTTTTGGAATAGAATAGACGTGATCCCCGAGTCGTTGCTCTTAAGGTATATATATACTTGTCAAGCAGGGTAAGTGCCAAGTGTGACGGTACCCGCCAGAAAAGAAACGGTAGTGCACTAGTGCTACGACTGTGCTACGTACTAAGACATCCCACCGAAGCAAAATACGTGTCCACTCACCACGTGTCCAGTACCGCACTATACGTATTTGCGTCCATTTGTTCCTTATCTTTACATTCGTATTTTCGGAGCTGATTGGTTGCCTGGATTTCAGCTGATCCAAAACTTTCATCATGCAACCAATATGCAAACAGCGCATGTTTGATTGGCTATAGTAACCACTGTGTCTCTTCTGCAAGATTTCGTTCTCAACCAGGCTGCAGTTTGAATACGGgcaaatttttgtttcacaCGTACCGCGCATGCTGCATGGGCTAGAGAGCAGCAATGCAGGGCCAGTGCGAGTCTCTCAAGATCACCAAATAAATCGCTCAGACGGTTAAAATTTGGTTCATTATTAGATGTTAATGAATCAAAGAGAGTagtgatatatatatagacgCAATACTTGTTACCAAGTGAAAGGAATTCCGACCCCAAATTATACGGAATAATGTTTGGTTGTTGTGAATTCATCAAAACTCAGTCATCAACGACCGTCCACTGTGCTGAAATCGCCGTTTCTTATTGATCTATTTCACATCCTCAGGCGCTTGGAATCGATCGATATTATTCTCAGTTGCTATGTGTGAACACACGTGCGAAGGTAGCACTTTAGCAGGCGCGAGAGAGATGGACCGAGCAAGATAAGGCAATCTCAACCGTTGGATGCTAATTTTAGATGCCTCTTGCTGTCCAAATATATTTGTTGAAAAAACGATCAACCTAGCATATATTGCCCCCATTTATTTCTTCACATGGTAAATCACAAGTTGCAATTTGCATACCAAAGAAATCTGTACTTTCGTTACGATAAGTAATGAAATTCGGAGAAAACCCATGGTGAAAAAAAAGTAAATCACAATTTGCACTGCACGGCATCTTCTGATTCACTCATCAGTTAACCACCGTGCACGAACCGCCTAATGACCCGGATCAACTCGGCCTCCCCGCACAGCTCCGTGACGAAGAACGCGTGCCCCTGCCCAGGGAAGACGAAGAGCTCGACGGCCTCGCGACGACGTAGTCCGCCACTGGTGGGCGACGACTACATGACAAGTTGGCTACTGAACGGTGAAACAGTAGACTAGGCTGGACTGGGACCCATCGGTCAGCCAACATATATAGGGTAGTCAGTAGTTTTTTTATAATAAGGGCAGCTCGAATGTATGGAATGTGAGGGGGTGCTAAGACCGTGCCATGTCATTTCTGCTAACTTAGCAAAATTTACTCCAATGTATAGCACCTCATTGCACTCATCCATGGATGAAACTAGGCCCACAAGCCGCAGCCttccccccttctctctcctctagCAACGGGTGCCCAAACAAGATACCGGTGCTAGAGATTGCTAAGTTAGAGATTGCTAAGCTAGCACCGGCACTCCAATGTATAGCACCTTCTCtattcctttctctctcctcttagCACCTCCTTGGAACACACATTGGAGCTGCCCTAATAGGAAAATAGAGCACTACACTGCATTTAAGAAGGAAGCAAGCAGGGTCTTAAGCCTAGCTCCGCGGTAGGAGCAATAGGAGCAGGGCGGAGTGGTGGGGGTGGAGGGAGCGAGGCACAATGGAGGTGGGCGCGGAGGTGATGGAGCACATGGCGGCCGACGACAGAGCACATGGCAGCCGGCAAAGCTCGGGGCCGAGGCGGGCACGGAGCTtgggcgtggcggaggcgggcgAAGAGCTGGGTGGCGCGCGAGGTGGATGGAGGGAGGGGAAGAAGGGATAAtgaagaaatagaaaggaagaaAAGTAAAGTAAAAAATTAGGAAATAGGAAGAAACAAGAGAATAAAATGAGGGGTATTTTGGATATTTAAGTTTTTTATGTATTTTAAACAAGAAGGTGAAGTCGTTTTgtcaaacattttctaaaatgACTTCAGCTCCATCggagaagccgctccaccaaAAGAGCCGGAGCTGGAACTATTTTCGGAGGAGTTTGAGACTTGTCAAACAGACCCTAAAAAAGCTAAAGGAACTCACACAGACAGAGGAAGCTAACTTAAGCACTTGATACATTGGGAACTAAGTCAAACTCAGGCCACAGACCGTAACACTTCGTTCTTGATCAAACTGAACACCCGTAATGCGGGCAGAGATCGATACTAAAAAGTTCTCCTATTTCTTTAATTCCAGACCAAGCTGTCACCATTAAAACCGGCTACTTCTTCAACGATAAATAAATGCTGAAGGTTTGCCTCCCATCAAGTTTTGACATCTTGCACATCATCTGTCATAAGACGATGATTCAGATttgcccttttttttttggaaaaattcAGGTTTGCCCAGTTGGAAACCAAAAACAAGACCTCCTTTGCAAAGCCGCATGCGAGCAACGAACCGTGAATTTCTATTCCACGAGCGAGATTTTCCTCACGTGATAGTTATGGTCCGTGCCAAGGAGGACGAGACGTTATCGTCTACTCCACGTGTCAAATAGGTCACAATCCCGATGGGCAGCGATGTATACAACAGTACAAAATGGCCTCCCTCCGTCCCTTTCTATCTATGGCTTCGCCTATGTGAGGGCAGCCTAGCTACTTCCCAAGCTACCAGCTATGTCTTCCGCAGGCACAACCGCACAAATCACGCAGCAACCTTAGACCTTGTTTAGTTCTCAATTCTTACCGTACTTATTACATCAAATCTTCGAATACATGCATAGAGtgttaaatacagttgaaaaaaataaataattacacagttcaactgattggcacgagacgaatcttttaattctaattagttcatgatttgacattaattatcaaataacaacaaaagtgctacagtacctagaacccaaactttttcgcggACTAAACGCAACCTTAGCGAGTCTGCAGCGAAGATAAGGTCGAAGTGAGCAGTGGTCAGGGTTGGTCAAAGGGTTCCTCTCGGCTCCCAGGTCCCAACACCTAAGTGGACGTGCCTTGAAATGCAGGGGCACGGCCGCTCGGGCTTTCGTGGCTTTGCCCCCACCTTGCCTTCGGCACCCTTTTTCCTCCGAAAATCAAGCTAAAACTCTACTGATGTAATCTTAGCCTGATTAATTCTAGAATCCTTTGAATAAAAAACATGCGAATCTCTTTGATTTTGGTGCTAGTTTTGTAAAAAACATCAAATACAGTAGGTCGAATGAGTGAAAAAGACATGCTAATCTTCTTGATTTTGATGCGGATACTAAAAATTAAACAATTAATTACTAGGATAATACACAAATGAGAGGTTACATGTATCTTTTTTTAGCTCCATAATCTATCTGTAAACattagaatggagggagtatccgGTTGGCGTTCATATGGTTCATAGGGACTAAATTTTAGCCCATATCACATCAAATAGAATCTTTGTATTTTGAGGTGTCAAATAAAATCTGATTATAAAATTTTTGCATAGATTGGTGCTAATTTgtgaaacgaatctaatgagcctaattaatccatgagtTGCTATAATGATGCtgcagtaaccattcgctaatcatgaattattataccttattagattcgtctcgcagttcaGATCCGGGATTTTGCaattattttataattaaattttatttaatatttctaaatactaaaattctCTTTCATTTGGACATGAACAATAGTCCCTGGATCCAAACATTATTCGgtgaagagaggagaggagaggagagaggaaaagCGGCGAGCTGTCCGAAGAAGATTCATCATATTTTAAGCTTCATAATTGCTTCATCCACACGCTAGCCCTGCTCCCCATACGTCATCATCATGCGCTAGGCGCTGGCCCTGCACCACGAGCAGCACCGGCCGCCTGGCCGCTTGCGGAGGCGCGAAGCGACCTTGAGTAGGGCGACTGGCGAGTGGGCATCTGGACCACCAACAGACGCGActagcggagcagaaggccggCGAGGGCGACCACCTCGGCGTCTCTGTCCGTCAAACTGAATGTTTATCTTATACCTCCTCCAATGGTTACTGTTTTGCTAGCTTATAGAATATTTTCTCACATTTTaatagaagagagagaagagttATCCCTTGTTCAAGAGATGGGCTTATACACGCACTTCGAGGTTGCAAAGGTATAACATGTGGGGCTATTCGTATTATGAGATGAGATATGTGCTAAGAGATAGATCATTAAGGTAAGTACAACGGTGAGACAACCTCGTAGATATGCagagtttttttttcgaaaaaaaaaaacctttcgGGAAGCAACTAGTGAAGAGAGAATGGTGCTGTCATCTCATTCGACATCGGCTCCCTCGCGTGCTCCGAGGCGAATTAACGATGCGCATTACTGCTGTCCGACTCGCTGCGGCTCGTCGACGGAGTGGAGGATCCACCGCACGTGGAGGAATTTGATTGACGCTGCTGTGAGGCACAGGATAGCGCTGCTGTGGATGATGGCTCTGATGATGGTGCTGTTGTGGCTGCACATGGATGATGGCGCTTCTAGAGGCACAAGAAACAAAGGCTCTGATTATGTTGCTGTTGTGGCTGCACATGGATGATGGCGCTTCTAGAGGCACAAGAAACAAAGGCTCTGATTATGTTGCTGCTGTGGCTGCACATGGATGATGGCCTTCTAGAGGCACAAGAAACAGAGGCTCTGATGATTTTGAGCCGCAGCTGTGGCTGCACATGCTAATCACCGCGTTCGGCATGTTGGAGCgggaatggtgtgagagaaaaatattgttggcctggctggagttggaggctggagctggagcaatGTGAGAGGAAAAATTGTAGCGCTGGAGGGCTGGAGaccagccgaacacagtgaATGATGGCGCTGCTATCTCAAAGTCGCTAGGTTAAGGACATCCAGGTGACGAAGGTGCTGGTGCTCTGGGCGACGAGCCAAGTGATGCACGAACTGTttttatgttgatgatggtgactTTATTATTATACTATATCATATATTCTTAAGATCATTTTATATGAATATATATGGGTTTATTTTAAGAATTATACGAATTATTTGAATGTGTAGCGCGTTATCTTATATATACAATAAAATGGCTACAAAGATCAATTATGTACTAGATTATTATGAGTTTGTGTGCGAAAGGATGAATTAATCATGCTGTAGACATCTAAACATATAGCTTATTGTACACGCTGTTTGTTCCGCTATCTATTTGTGACAAAAAGATAGCAGATGTCTGCACTGTTGGACTTGCCCTTAGAGTATTTCCAAGAGCTCCTTATATTTTTTCCCCAAACTTGTTGTTTGACAACTCGCTAAATAGGTATGAGGAGTTAAAAAAAGTTCGTCTCTAGTaattttctatttatttttactaaaaaaaacagaaaatgtGGTGCGATAAACGTGTGCTTTTCCTTCTCCCGCCGCCTGCATCTGTTGTTCGCCGCGCCTCCTTGACCTTGAGTGTCTGCCGCCGCCTGCATCTTTTGGCCGCCTCCCCCTCGActgtctgccgccgccgcacctgttGGCGGCCTGAGCCCGACAGGCTGCCGCCTGCAGTATCTGCTGCCGCCCCTCGTTGACCTGCCGCTGCCCCTCCTATCAGCAGTCCTCCGCCAAACAGCTGCCCTCCCTGATCGGTGCCCAAAGACATTAGAAATTGAGCAGGTCTTTCTCTATGGCTGTTAGGAAATCGCTTTTGCAAAGAGAATTAGATTCGATGATGATTCATCATATCAGCAGCTTGAATTGTACAAACTTTTTCCAACAAAAAAGGAAGATGCGGAGATTATGTCCATGGCCATCATATTCATGTATTGCCTACCAAGCCTGCAGCAGATACTCATGTATTGCCTAAAAAAATAGAACATCATAACATACGCTATCATGGGCTATGCCTATGCATGCGGCAAGAGGATCATGGCCTATACGCTGTGTTGTATATCAGCAGAGCTTGATCATGGCCTATACACCTATACTGCCAGTGACAAGTTGTTGgcatgagtttttttttggtgCACAATACTACCATATATTACTATATCTGCATAGGACTCGTATTACTACTATCTGCATAGGACTCATATATAAAGATCGTACGGTTAAGATTTATTCTATACTACTGAAACATGATCAGTGGTACAAGGGAGTATAACTAGATAATATAGGTAGTATAAAGATATTATGGGAAAGATTATTATCCCTTTTTTAATTATCATTCTCTTTTCATAATTTGATTATCATCCCTTCCTTTCTCACATTCAACTTAGCATTTACATCCCTTCTCTTGTCTTTCTGTCACGATCAAGCGACAGCCTAGGGTTTCTGCGCCCGTGCCGGAATCGCCGCCGGGGAATCGTCCCAGGCATCGCCGCCAGTCGCCTTCGTAAAGTCGGCCGCGGCACGACGCCGGGAAGTCGGACTGCGCAcgccccgccgctcgccgccgggatCCGGATCGGGCTCCCGCTCGGCACTCGactccttggcggcggcggccctcgaATCTCTGATttccctccgccgcccctgGCCAAAGCCGGCCACTGATCTGCTCGCCGCCCGTccacgagcgccgccggcctcgggtTGGATCGACGAGGGCACCGCGGCCCTGGACCTACAGTGCCTCGTGCTTGCGAGGGCGCTGCAGCCGCGATGGGCCCGCGCGTGGTGGCCTGGGGGCCAGGCCGATGGCCTTGGTGCCGCCGGCCCTCCGTGCGGAGGCCCTCTCCTTTCTCCTCCCCTGCGGTGGTGGCCTGGGGGCCAGGCCGGAGGCCCTCTCCTCCCCTGCGGTGCGGCGTCGTTGAGACCGGTGAGGCCAGCTAGCTCCCTTCTCGAGAGACAGGCATAGTCGAAGTCTGATACTCCGATTGCTTTCTTTGTTGCGTTGTTTCAGCCatggctgctgcctgctgcgcAAGGTGATCCTGAGGCGTGTGTGGCTGACTGCACCAACAAAATCGGAGCCTTTGCACCAAGTGCAGCCAAGATCAACTGCTGAAGTACTGATCCATGAATGGTGGCTTTGAGAGTCATTCTCACTGGCAGAGTTTGATAAATGCTATGCAGCAATTAGgatgttcagagttcagacaatGATATAGTATATATCATAatgataaaataaaaataaccaGCTCATGCTATCCACTAGCTGCCCTTTAATTGAGGAGCTGCAGCTTGTATCTTTTGATCAGTATGATCTCCTCCATGTACTCTGttgctaaggtttaattacagtTTCTCATCCACAAAAATAAGATTGTCGTCGAAACTGTCCCTCACTAGATTGGCTGAAGGATCCATATAGAAGGGCATAGGAAATCATGAAGTGGTTTTGAATCATACTCTGCTTCTGAATGCCAAATAGGAAAAATCATTTGTACTGTTGATCAAATAAAGCAAGTGAAAGGGAAAAGTGTAAGCAAAGATctagcttgttttttttttgaaacaaaatctAGCTTGTATTTTTACTTGCACAGTACAAATACGAGAGAGCTTTGCTTAGATTTTGAGGATAAATGCTACTTGTTTTGTTCTGAACATGAAAGCACCCCGCATCTATATTTTGCTTGCACAGTAGTTAGGCAGGTTTGGATGA
This portion of the Panicum virgatum strain AP13 chromosome 2N, P.virgatum_v5, whole genome shotgun sequence genome encodes:
- the LOC120659392 gene encoding probable carboxylesterase 15, producing the protein MSSTTAPASAVPATELVPAHVVEDLQGIVQLLSDGTVKRFQLPQVLPPPPVRWKDVVYDETHNLSLRVFVPPLAGAEKLPVIVYFHGGGFVINSFASTEFHAACLRLAGELPAVVLSVDYRLAPEHRLPAAHDDADAFFSWLRAQAAATTDLWLAESADFGRVFVSGDSAGGNIAHHAIVRIGSGALATGAARVAGCILLYPFFGGEQRTASEAAGSNDIYLTLPVSDQMWRLALPAGASRDHPLANPFGPDSPALDSVALPPLLVVAGTRDLLVDRIKDFVARLNATGKKRAEFVEFPGKGHAFFSVEHDGEVTGEMIRDVLRPFVHGGAAAPAS